From the genome of Desulfobaculum xiamenense, one region includes:
- the hslV gene encoding ATP-dependent protease subunit HslV has product MEIRGTTILAVLNGDGLAMAGDGQVTFGQNVALKHGARKVRRLYNGKVVAGFAGSTADAFTLFERFEAKLEEFGGNLVRASVELAKEWRMDKYLRKLEAMMIVGDAENVLVLTGNGDVIEPDDGVVAIGSGGPYALAAARALKRNTDLPAADIATKALHIASEICVYTNDHIILETQDKN; this is encoded by the coding sequence ATGGAAATACGCGGCACGACCATACTTGCCGTCCTTAACGGAGACGGACTCGCCATGGCAGGCGACGGACAGGTCACCTTCGGGCAGAACGTCGCCCTCAAGCACGGCGCGCGCAAGGTGCGCCGCCTGTATAACGGAAAGGTCGTCGCCGGTTTTGCCGGTTCCACGGCCGATGCCTTCACGCTCTTCGAGCGGTTCGAGGCGAAGCTGGAAGAATTCGGCGGCAATCTCGTGCGCGCAAGCGTCGAGCTGGCCAAGGAATGGCGCATGGACAAGTACCTGCGCAAACTTGAAGCGATGATGATCGTGGGCGACGCGGAAAACGTGCTCGTCCTCACCGGCAACGGCGACGTCATCGAACCCGACGACGGTGTCGTCGCCATCGGCTCCGGCGGTCCCTACGCCCTTGCCGCCGCCCGCGCCCTCAAGCGCAACACGGATCTCCCCGCAGCGGACATCGCCACCAAGGCGCTGCACATCGCCTCGGAAATCTGCGTGTACACCAACGACCACATCATCCTGGAAACGCAGGATAAAAATTAG
- the argB gene encoding acetylglutamate kinase — protein MLKADVLLEALPYIRQFYGQTIVIKYGGHAMKDESLKQAFAKCVVLLKYIGVNPVIVHGGGPQIGRMLEQLNIPCQFREGLRVTDDATMNVVEMVLAGKVNKEIVTQLNLAGGKAVGLSGKDGGTISCRKLELAVDRENLPPEIIDLGHVGEVTAIDPTLIRSLMRDGFIPVIAPVGVDEHGETYNINADTVASAVAGAVGARRFVLLTDVSGILDKAGELIASLDRKRAMELIGDGTIKGGMIPKVKCCIEAVDEGVGKAQIIDGRLPNSLLLELFTEEGIGTEIVGA, from the coding sequence ATGCTCAAGGCCGACGTTCTCCTCGAAGCCCTGCCCTACATCAGGCAGTTCTACGGCCAGACCATCGTCATCAAGTACGGCGGGCACGCCATGAAGGACGAATCCCTCAAGCAGGCCTTCGCCAAGTGCGTGGTGCTGCTCAAGTACATCGGGGTCAACCCGGTCATCGTCCACGGCGGCGGCCCGCAGATCGGGCGCATGCTCGAACAGTTGAACATCCCCTGCCAGTTCCGCGAAGGTCTGCGCGTAACGGACGACGCCACCATGAATGTGGTGGAAATGGTCCTCGCGGGCAAGGTGAACAAGGAAATCGTCACCCAGTTGAACCTCGCTGGCGGCAAGGCTGTGGGCCTCTCCGGCAAGGACGGCGGCACCATCTCCTGCCGCAAGCTGGAACTGGCCGTGGACCGCGAAAACCTCCCGCCCGAGATCATCGACCTTGGCCACGTGGGCGAGGTCACCGCCATCGACCCCACCCTCATCCGCTCGCTCATGCGCGACGGATTCATCCCGGTCATCGCGCCGGTGGGCGTGGACGAGCACGGCGAGACGTATAACATCAACGCGGACACCGTGGCCTCGGCAGTGGCCGGTGCCGTCGGCGCACGCCGCTTCGTGTTGCTCACAGACGTCAGCGGCATCCTCGACAAGGCGGGGGAACTCATCGCCTCCCTCGACCGCAAGCGGGCCATGGAGCTCATCGGGGACGGCACCATCAAGGGCGGCATGATCCCCAAGGTCAAATGCTGCATCGAAGCCGTGGACGAAGGCGTCGGCAAGGCCCAGATCATCGACGGCCGCCTGCCCAATTCCCTGCTTCTGGAGCTGTTCACCGAAGAGGGCATCGGCACGGAGATCGTGGGCGCGTAG
- the hslU gene encoding ATP-dependent protease ATPase subunit HslU — translation MQILTPREIVSELDRYIIGQDDAKRMVAIAMRNRWRRQQVTPELRDEIAPKNIIMIGPTGVGKTEIARRLANLAGAPFIKVEASKFTEVGYVGRDVESMIRDLMEIAINLVHREEAERVRVKAEKHAEERLLDLLLPGGQPATPATSPVYAAAPDGELRPETDSTREKLRKLWRQGKLDDRQVEIEISSANPGIGVMAMPGMEDMEMQLRDVMGRFLPQQKKTKRMNVREAYEVLLQEESEKLIDRDRVSEIARERVEQGGIVFIDEIDKVCSSAAKQSNSADVSREGVQRDLLPIVEGSVVNTKYGMIHTDHILFIAAGAFHLSKPSDLIPELQGRFPLRVELQSLGRKEFVRILKEPRNALTVQYKALLETEGLNLEFTDDAIEEFATFAQRINEETENIGARRLYTILERVLQDLSFDAPDRSGQKVVVDSDYVKQHLEDLVEDRDLSRYIL, via the coding sequence GTGCAAATTCTGACCCCCAGAGAAATCGTTTCCGAATTGGACCGCTACATCATCGGGCAGGACGACGCCAAACGCATGGTGGCCATCGCCATGCGCAACCGCTGGCGCAGGCAGCAGGTCACCCCCGAACTTCGCGACGAGATCGCGCCCAAGAACATCATCATGATCGGACCCACCGGCGTGGGCAAAACCGAGATCGCTCGCCGCCTCGCCAACCTCGCTGGTGCGCCGTTCATCAAGGTCGAGGCCTCCAAGTTCACCGAGGTGGGCTATGTGGGCCGCGACGTGGAATCCATGATCCGCGACCTCATGGAAATCGCCATCAATCTCGTCCACCGCGAGGAAGCAGAACGCGTCCGCGTGAAGGCCGAAAAGCACGCCGAGGAGCGCCTGCTGGACCTGCTGCTTCCCGGCGGCCAGCCCGCCACCCCGGCCACGTCTCCGGTCTATGCCGCCGCGCCCGACGGCGAACTGCGCCCCGAAACCGACTCCACGCGCGAAAAGCTGCGCAAGCTGTGGCGGCAAGGCAAGCTGGACGATCGGCAGGTGGAGATCGAAATCTCCAGCGCCAACCCCGGCATCGGCGTCATGGCCATGCCCGGTATGGAAGACATGGAAATGCAGCTGCGCGACGTGATGGGCCGCTTCCTGCCCCAGCAGAAGAAGACCAAGCGCATGAACGTGCGTGAGGCCTACGAGGTGCTGTTGCAGGAAGAGAGCGAAAAGCTCATCGACCGCGACCGCGTGTCCGAAATCGCCCGCGAGCGCGTGGAGCAGGGCGGCATCGTCTTCATCGACGAGATCGACAAGGTCTGCTCCTCCGCCGCCAAGCAGTCCAACAGCGCCGACGTCTCCCGCGAGGGCGTCCAGCGCGACCTGCTGCCCATCGTGGAAGGCAGCGTGGTCAACACGAAATACGGCATGATCCACACGGACCACATCCTGTTCATCGCCGCCGGAGCCTTCCACCTCTCCAAGCCCTCGGACCTTATCCCCGAGCTTCAGGGCCGCTTCCCCCTGCGTGTGGAGCTTCAGAGCCTCGGCCGCAAGGAATTCGTGCGCATCCTCAAGGAACCGCGCAACGCCCTGACCGTGCAGTACAAGGCACTGCTGGAAACCGAAGGCCTGAACCTCGAATTCACCGATGACGCCATCGAGGAATTCGCGACCTTCGCCCAGCGCATCAACGAGGAAACCGAGAACATCGGCGCGCGCCGCCTGTACACCATCCTCGAACGCGTGCTGCAGGACCTCTCCTTCGACGCGCCCGACCGCAGCGGCCAGAAGGTCGTCGTGGACAGCGACTACGTGAAGCAGCACCTCGAAGACCTCGTGGAAGACCGCGACCTCTCGCGCTACATCCTCTAA
- a CDS encoding M48 family metallopeptidase, translating into MRNTVFPFAAGRLRAAICLFMALVIALGPLASVRPASADIFGDFPIKKEKELGEKYNALMRARLPIIEDPEIADYVRGIVERISEQVPTMPFELTTSVVLNHNINAFAAPAGYVYVFTGLITNFEHEAELAGVIAHELAHVSHRHLAGRIKQQQMTQMGMLAGMLAGMFLGVAAGGNNAAEAGEALIYGSLAGGTQAMLNYSRVDEREADQSGLTYLVGAGYNPEGMVSAFRKIKKKSWLAGGGNMPQYLSTHPAVEERVSYLDTMIEGLDPEVRKRPLDDTRFLRIKALITARYLDPQVALAAFDVPQGENGALSAMGKGIVHARENRITEARAAFEQAVQLAPNDTLVLREAGRFHYLKGDQNLAALYLQKAVLLNPRDLFALFYHARLLGDRGDTENAVKAYRRILAKLPEDSEVQYHLGRVLGESGQLFDGHLHLAYSAIYGLQKKQARFHMDKAEAFAKSDAQKEAFAELRKVYEARSEFW; encoded by the coding sequence ATGCGAAACACCGTGTTCCCCTTTGCCGCCGGTCGACTCCGCGCGGCCATATGCCTGTTCATGGCCCTCGTCATCGCGCTTGGGCCGCTGGCCTCCGTCCGCCCCGCCTCCGCGGACATCTTCGGCGACTTCCCCATCAAGAAGGAAAAGGAGCTAGGCGAGAAGTACAACGCGCTCATGCGCGCCCGGCTACCCATCATCGAAGACCCCGAAATCGCGGACTACGTGCGCGGCATCGTGGAGCGCATCAGCGAGCAGGTGCCCACCATGCCCTTCGAACTGACCACCTCCGTGGTGCTTAACCACAACATCAACGCCTTTGCCGCTCCGGCTGGCTACGTCTACGTCTTCACGGGGCTCATCACCAATTTCGAACATGAAGCCGAGTTGGCAGGCGTCATCGCCCACGAACTCGCGCACGTCTCGCATCGGCATCTGGCCGGACGCATCAAGCAGCAGCAGATGACGCAAATGGGCATGCTGGCCGGAATGCTGGCCGGAATGTTCCTCGGCGTGGCGGCAGGCGGCAACAATGCCGCCGAGGCGGGCGAGGCCCTCATCTACGGTTCGCTTGCGGGCGGAACGCAGGCCATGCTGAACTACAGCCGCGTGGACGAACGCGAGGCCGACCAGTCCGGCCTGACCTATCTGGTGGGCGCGGGCTACAACCCGGAGGGCATGGTTTCGGCATTCAGGAAGATCAAGAAGAAGTCATGGCTCGCCGGTGGCGGCAACATGCCGCAGTACCTCAGCACCCACCCAGCCGTTGAGGAACGTGTCTCCTACCTCGACACCATGATCGAAGGACTCGACCCGGAGGTCCGCAAGCGCCCCCTGGACGACACGCGCTTCCTGCGCATCAAAGCGCTCATCACCGCCCGCTACCTCGACCCGCAGGTCGCCCTCGCGGCCTTCGACGTCCCGCAGGGCGAAAACGGCGCGCTGAGCGCCATGGGCAAGGGCATCGTCCACGCGCGAGAGAACCGCATCACCGAGGCCCGCGCGGCCTTCGAGCAGGCCGTGCAGCTCGCGCCAAACGACACCCTCGTCCTGCGCGAAGCCGGGCGCTTCCACTACCTGAAGGGCGACCAGAACCTCGCCGCCCTGTACCTGCAAAAGGCCGTGCTGCTCAATCCGCGCGACCTGTTCGCCCTGTTCTATCACGCCCGCCTGCTGGGCGACCGCGGCGACACGGAAAACGCCGTGAAGGCCTACCGCCGCATCCTCGCCAAACTCCCCGAGGACAGCGAGGTCCAGTACCACCTCGGCCGTGTGCTCGGCGAATCCGGCCAGCTCTTCGATGGACACCTGCATCTGGCCTACTCCGCCATCTACGGTTTGCAGAAGAAGCAGGCCCGCTTCCACATGGACAAGGCCGAAGCCTTCGCCAAGAGCGACGCACAGAAAGAGGCGTTCGCCGAACTGCGCAAGGTCTACGAGGCTCGCTCCGAATTCTGGTAG
- a CDS encoding macro domain-containing protein, translating to MITTLATWTIGSGTLLIETGDITTSTADAIVNAANSRLAGGGGVDGAIHDAAGPELLRACAEIIAQDGTLPPGRAVVTPGFRLSARLVVHTVGPIWRGGTNGEDETLASAYRESVLAAATHGATCVHFPAISCGVYRFPIERAAGIALKTIAKSLREGLVNSISMVIFSRDTAKTWLAVGREVLGPPA from the coding sequence ATGATCACGACTCTCGCCACTTGGACCATAGGCTCCGGAACCCTCTTGATCGAAACCGGCGACATCACGACCTCCACGGCCGACGCCATCGTCAACGCCGCCAATAGCCGCCTCGCCGGTGGCGGCGGCGTTGACGGTGCCATCCACGACGCGGCAGGCCCGGAACTGCTGCGCGCCTGCGCGGAAATCATCGCGCAAGACGGCACGTTGCCGCCGGGCCGGGCCGTGGTCACCCCCGGATTTCGCCTGTCCGCCCGCCTCGTCGTGCACACCGTCGGCCCGATCTGGCGCGGCGGCACCAACGGCGAGGACGAAACCCTCGCCTCCGCCTACCGCGAAAGCGTTCTCGCGGCCGCCACCCACGGCGCGACCTGCGTGCATTTCCCCGCCATCAGTTGCGGCGTCTACAGATTCCCCATCGAACGCGCAGCGGGCATCGCGCTGAAAACCATCGCCAAAAGCCTGCGCGAGGGTCTAGTCAACTCGATTTCCATGGTTATATTCTCACGCGACACTGCAAAAACATGGCTCGCCGTGGGCCGGGAAGTCCTCGGTCCTCCCGCTTGA
- the rho gene encoding transcription termination factor Rho: MHQSELKAKSMSELMELAAEYEIENPSGLRKQELIFALLKACASQNGSIYGEGVLEILPDGFGFLRSPMYSYMPGPDDIYVSPSQIRRFGLRKGDVITGQIRPPKEGERYFALLRVSEIGFEKPEATKTLVLFDNLTPVYPNEHFRLENGKENFSARVIDLLAPIGKGQRAIIVAPPRTGKTVLLQTVANSIKANFPDTYLIVLLIDERPEEVTDMERTVDAEVVSSTFDEPPTRHVQVAEMVLEKAKRLVERKRDVVILLDSITRLGRAYNAVTPSSGRVLSGGLDANALQRPKRFFGAARNVEEGGSLTIIATALIDTGSRMDEVIFEEFKGTGNCEIYLDRHLSEKRVFPALDINRSGTRKEELLLSDDVLNRVWILRKVLAPMNPIDSMEFLIKRMKGSKSNKEFLDMMNK; this comes from the coding sequence ATGCACCAATCTGAACTCAAAGCAAAAAGCATGTCCGAGCTGATGGAGCTCGCAGCGGAATACGAAATCGAAAACCCCAGCGGACTGCGCAAGCAGGAGCTTATATTCGCCCTGCTCAAGGCCTGCGCGTCGCAGAACGGGTCCATCTACGGCGAAGGCGTGCTGGAGATACTCCCCGACGGTTTCGGCTTCCTGCGGTCCCCCATGTACAGCTACATGCCCGGCCCCGATGACATCTACGTCTCCCCCTCCCAGATTCGCCGCTTTGGCCTGCGAAAGGGCGACGTCATCACGGGCCAGATCCGCCCCCCCAAGGAAGGCGAGCGCTACTTCGCCCTGCTTCGGGTCAGCGAGATCGGGTTCGAGAAGCCCGAAGCCACCAAGACCCTCGTCCTCTTCGACAACCTCACCCCGGTCTACCCCAACGAACATTTCCGACTCGAAAACGGCAAGGAAAACTTCTCCGCCAGAGTCATCGACCTTCTCGCCCCCATCGGCAAGGGACAGCGCGCCATCATCGTAGCCCCGCCCCGCACCGGCAAGACCGTTCTCCTCCAGACCGTCGCCAACTCCATCAAGGCCAACTTCCCCGACACCTACCTCATCGTTCTGCTCATCGACGAACGCCCCGAGGAAGTGACCGATATGGAGCGCACCGTCGACGCCGAAGTCGTCAGCTCCACCTTCGACGAACCGCCGACCCGCCACGTGCAGGTCGCCGAGATGGTTCTCGAAAAGGCCAAGCGCCTCGTCGAGCGCAAGAGGGATGTCGTCATCCTGCTCGACTCCATCACCCGACTCGGCCGCGCCTACAACGCCGTCACGCCGTCCTCCGGCCGCGTGCTGTCCGGCGGTCTCGATGCCAACGCCCTCCAGCGCCCCAAGCGCTTCTTCGGCGCAGCGCGAAATGTCGAGGAAGGCGGCAGTCTGACCATCATCGCCACCGCGCTCATCGACACCGGTTCGCGCATGGACGAGGTCATCTTTGAAGAGTTCAAGGGCACCGGCAACTGCGAAATCTACCTCGACCGCCATCTCTCCGAGAAGCGCGTGTTCCCGGCGCTGGACATCAACCGCTCCGGCACCCGCAAGGAAGAGCTGCTGCTCTCCGACGACGTGCTCAACCGCGTGTGGATTCTGCGCAAGGTGCTCGCCCCCATGAACCCCATCGACTCCATGGAATTCCTCATCAAGAGGATGAAAGGCTCCAAGAGCAACAAGGAATTCCTCGACATGATGAACAAGTAG